A stretch of Sinimarinibacterium sp. NLF-5-8 DNA encodes these proteins:
- the abc-f gene encoding ribosomal protection-like ABC-F family protein gives MLLGLKNASLRIANTQLLDGIDFTLTAGERVCLVGRNGTGKSTLLRVIAGEQAIDSGEVVRAQGLRLARMQQDVPTLQDGSVYDVVVQGLGETGQLAARYHQLAHAVEPDLDQLAAVQAEIETRNAWTIESRVQAVINQLELPADARFERLSGGQKRRVLLAQAVVTEPDVLLLDEPTNHLDIPSIRALEALLHSYTGAVVFISHDRAFVRALATRICDLDRGKLSSWPGNWEMYQRGKAEALHAEAREQALFDKKLAQEEAWIRKGVEARRTRSAGRVKALLQLREQFSQRRNREGNVTLNVQEAQRSGRLVAQLQQVHHQWEQQVLIRHLSTTVLRGDKIGIIGPNGAGKTTLINIILGKLTPTSGHAELGSKLEIAYFDQLRSPLQDDDQTALDAVGNGKEFVEINGARRHVISYLQDFLFTPDRARVPVRVLSGGERSRLMLAQLFCTPSNLLVLDEPTNDLDMETLDLLEERLVEYAGTVLIVSHDREFLDNVVTRSLVFEGQGEVGDYVGGYSDWLRQHRPAASPPAPERAATKSTLPAPPPAVPSVAKLTSKQLRELDGLPRKIETLEAEQSELAEHMSQADFYQGNPAHIDKAQQRLTELAEQLSQAYARWEALESLR, from the coding sequence ATGCTGCTGGGTCTTAAAAACGCTTCGCTGCGGATTGCCAACACTCAATTGCTCGACGGGATCGACTTTACGCTGACCGCAGGCGAGCGCGTCTGCCTGGTGGGGCGCAATGGCACGGGCAAGTCCACGTTGCTGCGCGTGATTGCCGGCGAGCAGGCCATCGACAGCGGTGAAGTCGTGCGCGCGCAAGGTCTGCGCCTCGCACGGATGCAACAAGACGTTCCGACATTGCAGGATGGCAGTGTCTACGATGTCGTCGTTCAAGGACTCGGCGAAACCGGACAGCTGGCCGCGCGCTATCACCAGCTGGCGCACGCTGTGGAGCCCGATCTGGATCAACTGGCTGCGGTACAGGCCGAAATCGAAACGCGCAACGCCTGGACGATCGAAAGCCGCGTGCAGGCGGTGATCAATCAGCTCGAGCTACCCGCCGATGCGCGCTTCGAACGCCTTTCCGGCGGACAAAAGCGCCGCGTACTGTTGGCACAGGCCGTCGTCACCGAACCCGATGTCCTGCTGCTGGATGAGCCCACCAACCACCTGGATATTCCCAGCATCCGCGCACTCGAAGCGCTGCTTCACAGTTACACCGGCGCGGTGGTGTTCATCAGCCACGACCGTGCATTTGTGCGCGCGCTGGCCACGCGAATCTGCGATCTGGATCGCGGCAAACTCAGCTCATGGCCGGGCAACTGGGAAATGTACCAACGCGGCAAGGCCGAAGCCCTGCATGCCGAAGCGCGCGAACAGGCGCTGTTCGATAAAAAACTGGCCCAGGAGGAAGCCTGGATCCGCAAAGGCGTTGAAGCCCGGCGCACCCGCAGCGCCGGACGGGTCAAGGCACTGCTGCAATTGCGCGAACAGTTCAGCCAACGCCGCAACCGTGAAGGCAATGTCACTCTCAATGTGCAAGAAGCGCAGCGCTCAGGCCGCCTGGTCGCCCAACTGCAACAGGTTCATCACCAATGGGAGCAACAAGTGCTGATCCGCCACCTCAGCACCACCGTCCTGCGCGGGGACAAAATCGGCATCATCGGCCCCAACGGCGCAGGCAAAACCACGCTGATCAACATTATTCTGGGCAAACTCACCCCCACCAGCGGCCACGCCGAACTCGGCAGCAAACTTGAAATTGCCTATTTCGATCAGTTGCGCAGCCCACTGCAGGACGATGATCAAACCGCACTCGATGCCGTCGGCAATGGCAAGGAATTTGTTGAAATCAACGGCGCGCGCCGTCATGTCATCAGTTATTTGCAGGATTTTCTGTTTACCCCCGACCGCGCCCGTGTGCCAGTGCGCGTGCTCTCCGGCGGCGAACGCAGCCGGCTGATGCTGGCACAGCTGTTTTGCACGCCATCCAACCTGTTGGTGCTGGATGAGCCAACCAATGACCTGGACATGGAAACCCTGGACTTGCTCGAAGAACGTCTGGTCGAGTACGCCGGCACGGTTCTCATCGTCAGCCACGATCGTGAGTTTTTAGATAACGTCGTCACCCGCAGTCTGGTTTTTGAAGGTCAGGGTGAAGTCGGCGATTACGTCGGCGGTTATAGCGACTGGCTACGCCAGCACCGACCCGCTGCCTCACCCCCTGCGCCTGAGCGTGCAGCCACAAAATCAACCCTCCCCGCCCCGCCCCCGGCGGTGCCTTCCGTCGCCAAACTCACCAGCAAGCAACTGCGCGAGCTCGACGGGCTGCCGCGCAAGATCGAAACCCTGGAAGCCGAACAAAGCGAACTGGCCGAACACATGAGCCAGGCCGACTTCTATCAAGGCAACCCCGCGCACATCGACAAAGCCCAGCAACGCCTCACCGAACTGGCCGAGCAACTCAGCCAGGCCTACGCGCGCTGGGAAGCCCTGGAATCGCTGCGCTAA
- the pnp gene encoding polyribonucleotide nucleotidyltransferase: MSVPATPAAAIRKTFQYGNRTVTLETGAVARQASAAVLVTIDETVVMVSAVAKKEAKPEQDFFPLTVDYMEKFYAGGRIPGGFFKREGRPTEKETLTSRLIDRPIRPLFPEGFYNEIQIVATVMSLNPQVDGDIPAMLGASAALALSGVPFMGPIAAAKVGYKDGNYILNPSKTELETSDLELVVAGTKDAVLMVESEAKVLPEPVMLGAVMFGHEQMQAAIQAINEFVAEAGKPQWVWQPADTSAVHAFVAQFEAAIAEAYTHTDKQSRYAKLDEVTQQAKAARPEDAVFTDNQIKSALEDLKAKIVRNRILDGQPRIDGRDRVTVRPLAMTTGVLPRAHGSALFTRGETQVMAVTTLGTGKDYQIIDAVEGEWHDHFLFHYNFPPYCVGETGRMNAPKRREIGHGRLAKRGVAAVMPDLSKEFPYVVRVVSEVTESNGSSSMASVCGATLALMDAGVPIKAPVAGVAMGLILEGERWAVLTDILGDEDHLGDMDFKVTGTEEGVTALQMDIKVAGITGEIMAQALTQAKAGRLHILEQMNQVLDKPRSDLSRYAPRITTIKIHPDKIREVIGKGGSTIQAITRETGTSIDIDDDGTIKIAAADGTAAEAAIHRIETLTRDIEVGAIYEGKVAKIMDFGAFVTIAPGKDGLVHISQLADKRVEKVEDVVKEGETVRVKVLEVSRDGKIRLSMKAIDVQTD, translated from the coding sequence ATGTCAGTACCTGCAACTCCTGCTGCGGCGATCCGCAAAACCTTCCAATACGGCAACCGTACGGTGACGCTTGAAACCGGCGCTGTGGCGCGGCAGGCCTCTGCGGCAGTGCTGGTGACCATCGACGAAACCGTGGTCATGGTCAGCGCGGTGGCCAAAAAAGAAGCCAAGCCCGAGCAGGACTTTTTCCCGCTCACGGTTGATTACATGGAAAAGTTCTACGCGGGTGGCCGTATTCCCGGTGGCTTTTTCAAGCGTGAAGGCCGGCCTACCGAAAAAGAAACCCTCACCTCGCGCCTGATCGACCGTCCGATTCGGCCGCTGTTCCCCGAAGGTTTTTATAACGAAATCCAGATTGTGGCGACGGTAATGTCGCTCAACCCGCAGGTGGATGGTGATATCCCGGCGATGCTTGGCGCGTCTGCTGCGCTGGCGCTGTCCGGCGTGCCGTTCATGGGGCCGATTGCCGCAGCAAAAGTGGGTTACAAGGATGGCAATTACATCCTCAACCCGTCCAAAACCGAGCTGGAAACCTCTGACCTTGAGTTGGTTGTTGCGGGCACCAAAGATGCTGTGCTGATGGTGGAATCCGAAGCCAAGGTGCTGCCGGAGCCGGTCATGCTGGGTGCCGTGATGTTTGGCCACGAGCAGATGCAGGCAGCGATTCAGGCCATCAATGAGTTCGTGGCCGAGGCCGGCAAGCCGCAGTGGGTGTGGCAACCGGCCGACACCTCGGCGGTGCATGCGTTTGTGGCGCAGTTTGAGGCCGCAATTGCCGAGGCTTACACCCACACCGACAAGCAAAGCCGCTACGCCAAGCTGGACGAAGTCACCCAGCAGGCCAAGGCCGCGCGCCCGGAAGATGCTGTGTTTACCGATAACCAGATCAAATCAGCGCTGGAAGACCTCAAAGCCAAAATCGTGCGTAACCGCATTTTGGACGGTCAGCCGCGCATCGACGGCCGTGATCGCGTGACCGTGCGTCCGCTGGCGATGACCACGGGTGTGTTACCGCGCGCGCATGGTTCGGCGCTGTTTACCCGCGGGGAAACCCAGGTGATGGCCGTGACCACACTGGGCACCGGCAAGGATTATCAGATCATTGATGCGGTGGAAGGTGAGTGGCATGACCACTTCCTGTTCCATTACAACTTTCCTCCGTACTGCGTTGGCGAGACCGGCCGCATGAATGCGCCCAAGCGCCGCGAAATCGGCCACGGCCGTTTGGCCAAGCGCGGTGTGGCCGCAGTCATGCCCGATCTGAGCAAAGAGTTCCCGTATGTGGTGCGCGTGGTGTCGGAAGTCACTGAATCCAACGGCTCCTCCTCAATGGCCTCGGTTTGCGGCGCGACGCTGGCGCTGATGGATGCGGGCGTGCCGATCAAGGCTCCGGTTGCTGGCGTTGCCATGGGCTTGATCCTGGAAGGCGAGCGCTGGGCGGTGTTGACCGATATTCTGGGTGATGAAGATCACCTGGGCGATATGGACTTTAAAGTCACCGGCACCGAAGAAGGTGTGACCGCGCTGCAGATGGACATCAAAGTCGCCGGCATTACCGGCGAAATCATGGCGCAGGCGCTGACGCAAGCCAAAGCGGGTCGTCTGCACATTCTTGAGCAGATGAATCAGGTGCTGGATAAGCCGCGCAGCGATCTGTCGCGCTACGCGCCGCGCATCACCACCATCAAAATTCATCCGGACAAAATCCGCGAAGTCATCGGCAAAGGTGGCTCCACGATTCAGGCGATTACGCGTGAAACCGGCACCAGCATTGATATTGATGATGACGGCACGATCAAAATTGCTGCCGCCGACGGCACAGCAGCTGAAGCCGCGATTCATCGCATCGAGACGCTGACCCGCGACATCGAAGTGGGCGCGATCTACGAAGGCAAGGTTGCCAAGATCATGGACTTTGGGGCGTTCGTCACCATCGCCCCCGGCAAGGATGGCCTGGTGCACATCTCCCAGCTGGCCGACAAGCGCGTCGAGAAGGTTGAGGACGTGGTTAAAGAGGGCGAAACCGTGCGCGTCAAAGTGCTCGAAGTCAGCCGCGATGGCAAGATTCGCCTGTCCATGAAGGCGATCGACGTACAGACGGACTGA
- the rpsO gene encoding 30S ribosomal protein S15, producing the protein MTVTAERKAEVVQKFARGSNDTGSPEVQVALLTERINSLSPHFADHKKDNHSRRGLLRMVNQRRQMLDYLKGKDEGRYTQLIAELGLRR; encoded by the coding sequence ATGACCGTAACCGCAGAACGCAAAGCGGAAGTCGTCCAGAAGTTTGCTCGTGGCAGCAATGACACGGGTTCTCCTGAGGTTCAGGTGGCTTTGTTGACTGAGCGTATCAATTCGCTCAGCCCGCATTTTGCCGATCACAAGAAAGATAACCACTCGCGCCGTGGCTTGCTGCGCATGGTCAATCAACGCCGTCAGATGCTTGATTATCTGAAGGGCAAGGACGAAGGGCGTTATACCCAGCTCATCGCCGAATTGGGTCTGCGTCGCTGA
- the truB gene encoding tRNA pseudouridine(55) synthase TruB: MSKPRRLRRAVSGILLLDKPLGLSSNAALQRVKHLYQADKAGHTGSLDPLATGVLPICLGEATKLSGHLLEADKQYCADLRLGVQTSTGDAEGEVINTCAPPGDAALQVAATRLCGEIEQVPPMYSALKHRGQPLYALARQGVEVERKARQVRIDSLRVVRLTEDTARLWVRCSKGTYIRTLAEDLARLAGSCASLSALRRTAVMPFEDRPLVTLEWLDQLAREGGQAAVDAQLLAPVEGVRNWPQVRVDVALAAQLAQGRQVSVPLPVDRGRIAVLDEAGQLLGLAEAVGSSELAPRRWLRG, translated from the coding sequence ATGAGTAAGCCTCGCCGCCTGCGCCGCGCGGTCAGCGGAATTTTGCTGCTGGACAAGCCGCTGGGATTGAGTTCCAACGCGGCATTGCAACGGGTCAAGCATCTGTATCAGGCGGACAAGGCCGGGCATACCGGCAGCCTCGATCCGTTGGCAACCGGCGTTTTGCCCATCTGCCTGGGTGAGGCGACCAAATTGTCAGGGCATCTGCTGGAAGCCGATAAGCAATACTGCGCAGATTTGCGGCTGGGAGTGCAAACCAGTACCGGCGACGCCGAAGGCGAGGTGATCAACACCTGCGCGCCGCCAGGGGATGCGGCGTTGCAGGTTGCAGCGACGAGGCTATGCGGTGAAATCGAGCAAGTGCCGCCGATGTACTCGGCGCTCAAGCATCGGGGGCAGCCGTTGTATGCCCTGGCGCGCCAGGGCGTGGAAGTTGAACGCAAGGCGCGGCAAGTCAGGATCGACAGTTTGCGTGTGGTAAGGCTCACCGAGGATACCGCGCGCCTGTGGGTGCGCTGCTCCAAGGGAACCTATATCCGCACGCTGGCTGAAGATTTGGCGCGTCTGGCCGGTAGCTGTGCTTCGCTGAGTGCACTGCGGCGCACTGCGGTAATGCCTTTTGAGGACAGGCCGCTGGTGACGCTGGAGTGGCTCGATCAGTTGGCGCGTGAAGGCGGGCAGGCGGCTGTTGATGCGCAACTGCTGGCACCGGTCGAAGGCGTGCGGAATTGGCCGCAAGTGCGGGTCGATGTGGCTTTGGCGGCACAACTGGCGCAAGGGCGGCAGGTGTCTGTTCCGTTGCCGGTGGATCGTGGCCGGATTGCGGTGCTCGACGAAGCAGGGCAATTGCTGGGATTGGCCGAGGCGGTGGGTTCCAGTGAGCTGGCGCCGCGCCGCTGGCTGCGGGGGTGA
- the rbfA gene encoding 30S ribosome-binding factor RbfA, which translates to MNSKRDYPRKLRVGAQLHAELAMLLRGQLADPRIGGVTLTAVDVSPDLRNARVLVSSLDDDQTLADAVKVLNHAAGRLRTELSRRLSLRRIPELRFAADVALRQADRVSALLQQALREDADHPQADAVDDTKTVDE; encoded by the coding sequence TTGAACAGTAAGCGAGATTATCCACGCAAGCTGCGTGTCGGCGCGCAGCTGCATGCCGAGTTGGCGATGTTGCTGCGTGGGCAGTTGGCTGATCCGCGCATCGGCGGTGTCACTTTGACGGCCGTTGATGTGTCGCCGGATCTTCGCAACGCGCGCGTGCTGGTCAGCTCGCTCGATGACGATCAGACGCTGGCCGACGCCGTCAAGGTGCTCAACCATGCCGCCGGACGCCTGCGTACCGAGCTGTCGCGCCGCTTGAGTCTTCGGCGGATTCCCGAACTGCGCTTTGCTGCGGATGTGGCTCTCAGGCAGGCCGATCGTGTCAGTGCGCTGTTGCAGCAGGCGCTACGGGAAGATGCCGACCATCCTCAGGCTGACGCTGTGGATGACACAAAAACTGTGGATGAGTAA
- the infB gene encoding translation initiation factor IF-2 produces the protein MSTVTVQEFAKELGRPVGELLEQLRSAGVIASEATSTVSAEDKVALLNFLRDKAHGAGASAQPRKITLRRRETSEIKLSGARGAPSKTVSIEVRKKRTILKRDGGEAVPTMDEDAQRQIEEAAARVVAEREAATRLEAEAEALRQKEEAEQRAREAEVQRKAAEVAETERKAKEEHERLLRTDQLYRSRWEAEQARERATENIRRAAAAAKAMAAAPKPVASAAPVRSKPAATPATTTAAAPAPSANKRGSDRRGKERTELHLAEGKGGRRDKKGKKPSGRVRVENTHMFEKPVAPIVREVEVPEAITVGELANRMAIKATELIKVMMKNGVMATINQTLDQDTAMLMVEELGHTGRAVSASDTEDRLELAVTGDQSEVETEPRPPVVTIMGHVDHGKTSLLDHIRKTRVAIGEAGGITQHIGAYHVETSRGIVTFLDTPGHAAFTRMRARGAQTTDVVVLVVASDDGVMPQTREAIQHARAAGAPIVVAITKIDKPTADIDKVKTALSKEDVIPEDWGGDIQCVGVSAHSGEGIDALLDAILVQSEMLELTAPVESLARGVILEASLEKGRGPVATVLVRAGTLKQGDVVLSGPHFGRVRAMFDENGKPVKQAGPSIPVQILGLSGVPDAGDDVVVVADERSARELAELREQKQREQKLAQSQALRMDQVFAQMGEGEVKQLNLMVKSDVQGSAEAIVDALKRIPSEEVRVNVLSSGVGGISESDVDLALASKATIVGFNVRADAGARKRIQDTGVDVRYYSIIYDLLDDVRDAVSGLLGTETREQIVGIAQVRDVFRSSKLGNIAGCLVLEGSVQKNLPIRVLRNQTVVYEGVLESLRRFKDDVQKVEAGTECGIGVKDYNDVKAGDQIECFQRIQVQRTVSQAQA, from the coding sequence ATGTCGACGGTTACCGTACAGGAATTTGCAAAAGAACTCGGTCGTCCAGTGGGTGAGCTGCTGGAACAGCTGCGCAGTGCGGGTGTGATCGCGTCTGAGGCGACATCGACGGTGTCCGCCGAAGATAAGGTTGCCTTGCTCAACTTTTTGCGTGACAAGGCACATGGTGCCGGGGCGTCCGCACAACCGCGCAAGATCACATTGCGTCGCCGTGAAACATCGGAGATCAAGCTCAGTGGCGCGCGCGGTGCGCCGAGCAAGACGGTGAGCATTGAAGTGCGCAAGAAACGCACGATCCTCAAACGCGATGGTGGCGAAGCCGTGCCGACGATGGACGAGGACGCACAGCGCCAGATCGAAGAGGCGGCCGCGCGCGTGGTTGCCGAACGCGAAGCGGCGACACGTCTGGAAGCCGAAGCTGAAGCACTGCGGCAAAAAGAAGAAGCCGAGCAGCGCGCGCGCGAAGCCGAGGTGCAGCGCAAGGCTGCCGAGGTTGCCGAAACCGAACGCAAAGCCAAAGAAGAGCACGAGCGGCTGCTGCGCACCGATCAGTTGTACCGCTCTCGCTGGGAAGCCGAGCAGGCGCGTGAGCGCGCCACGGAAAATATTCGCCGTGCAGCAGCGGCGGCCAAGGCGATGGCGGCTGCGCCCAAGCCGGTTGCGTCTGCTGCGCCGGTTCGCAGCAAGCCAGCGGCGACACCTGCGACGACTACGGCGGCGGCGCCTGCACCGTCGGCCAACAAGCGCGGCTCTGACCGTCGCGGCAAGGAGCGGACCGAGTTGCACCTCGCCGAGGGCAAGGGTGGTCGCCGTGACAAGAAAGGCAAGAAGCCCTCGGGGCGCGTGCGGGTGGAGAACACCCACATGTTTGAAAAACCGGTGGCGCCGATCGTGCGCGAAGTCGAGGTGCCTGAAGCCATTACAGTGGGCGAATTGGCCAACCGTATGGCGATCAAGGCGACCGAACTGATCAAGGTCATGATGAAAAATGGCGTCATGGCCACGATCAACCAGACGCTCGATCAGGATACGGCGATGCTGATGGTTGAGGAGCTGGGGCATACCGGTCGGGCCGTCAGTGCCAGCGATACCGAAGACCGTCTGGAGCTGGCGGTGACGGGCGACCAGAGTGAGGTGGAAACCGAGCCGCGGCCGCCGGTTGTCACGATCATGGGGCATGTCGATCACGGCAAGACCTCGCTGCTCGACCACATTCGCAAAACCCGTGTCGCGATCGGCGAAGCGGGCGGTATTACCCAGCATATTGGTGCGTACCATGTTGAAACCTCGCGCGGCATCGTGACGTTTCTGGATACCCCAGGTCACGCGGCATTCACGCGAATGCGCGCGCGCGGCGCGCAGACCACCGATGTGGTGGTGCTGGTGGTGGCGTCTGATGACGGTGTGATGCCGCAGACGCGTGAGGCCATCCAGCACGCGCGCGCAGCAGGGGCGCCGATCGTGGTGGCGATCACCAAGATCGACAAGCCAACGGCAGATATCGACAAGGTCAAGACGGCGCTGAGCAAAGAGGATGTCATCCCCGAGGATTGGGGCGGTGATATTCAATGTGTCGGCGTTTCGGCACACAGCGGCGAAGGCATTGATGCCCTGCTTGATGCCATTCTGGTGCAATCTGAAATGCTGGAGCTGACCGCGCCGGTGGAAAGCCTGGCGCGCGGTGTGATCCTCGAAGCGTCTCTGGAGAAGGGACGTGGCCCGGTGGCGACGGTGCTGGTGCGCGCGGGGACGCTCAAACAGGGTGACGTGGTGTTGTCGGGGCCACACTTTGGTCGTGTGCGTGCGATGTTTGATGAAAACGGCAAGCCGGTGAAGCAGGCGGGGCCGTCTATCCCTGTGCAGATCCTCGGATTGTCGGGCGTTCCCGATGCCGGAGATGATGTCGTGGTGGTGGCCGATGAGCGTAGCGCGCGTGAACTGGCCGAACTGCGCGAGCAGAAACAGCGTGAGCAAAAGCTGGCGCAGTCGCAGGCACTGCGCATGGATCAGGTTTTTGCGCAAATGGGCGAGGGCGAAGTCAAGCAGCTCAACCTGATGGTCAAGTCCGACGTTCAGGGCTCTGCCGAAGCGATTGTTGATGCGCTCAAGCGCATTCCCAGCGAAGAAGTGCGCGTCAATGTGCTGTCGTCCGGCGTGGGCGGCATCAGCGAATCCGATGTGGATCTGGCGCTGGCCTCCAAGGCCACCATCGTTGGGTTCAACGTGCGCGCGGATGCAGGTGCGCGCAAGCGCATCCAGGATACCGGCGTGGATGTGCGCTACTACTCCATCATCTACGACCTGCTGGATGATGTGCGTGATGCCGTATCCGGACTGCTGGGCACCGAAACCCGCGAGCAGATCGTCGGAATCGCCCAGGTACGCGATGTTTTCCGCAGCTCCAAGCTCGGCAATATCGCCGGTTGCCTGGTGCTGGAAGGGTCGGTGCAGAAAAACCTGCCGATTCGCGTGCTGCGCAACCAGACCGTTGTCTACGAAGGCGTGCTGGAGTCACTGCGCCGCTTCAAGGACGATGTGCAGAAAGTCGAGGCGGGTACCGAATGCGGTATTGGCGTCAAGGATTACAACGACGTCAAGGCAGGCGATCAGATCGAATGCTTCCAGCGTATCCAGGTTCAGCGCACGGTTTCACAGGCGCAGGCTTAA
- the nusA gene encoding transcription termination factor NusA, giving the protein MNKNILLMVDVVSNEKGVEQELIFRALEAALASAGKEQYGDEADLRVSIDRATGEYETFQRWTVLEDDSEDFEFPERQIKLSYAQKQKSDAQPGDVIEHKVDSVDFGRIGAQKAKQVIVQKVREAERAQVVEAFRDRVGELITGQVKRLERGSVIVDLGNNIEAIVPRDHLIPREPVRPNDRIRGYLYEVSPQVRGPQIFLSRTAPEYLLELFKIEVPEIAQGLIELKGAARDPGLRAKIAVQAKDKRIDPVGACVGMRGSRVQSVSNELAGERVDIVPWDENIAQFVINAMAPAEVETIIVDEESHSMTIGVTEEKLAQAIGRGGQNVRLASELTGWTLNVMTSADAEAKKEEENQSVLKSFMDALDVDIDVAHILVQEGFSSLEEIAYVPEQELLKIEEFDEDIVEELRHRARDVLLTKAIAKAEQRASNKPSAELLAVEGMDEDIGFQLAAAGISDCTALADLATDELLELLPDLSEERASGLIMAARAKAYA; this is encoded by the coding sequence ATGAACAAGAACATCCTGTTGATGGTGGACGTGGTCTCCAATGAAAAGGGGGTCGAGCAGGAGCTGATTTTTCGCGCGCTTGAGGCGGCGCTGGCTTCCGCCGGCAAAGAGCAGTACGGCGATGAGGCTGATTTGCGGGTGTCGATCGATCGGGCAACCGGCGAGTACGAAACCTTTCAGCGCTGGACGGTGCTGGAGGATGACAGCGAGGACTTCGAGTTCCCTGAGCGCCAGATCAAGCTGTCTTATGCGCAGAAGCAAAAATCGGATGCACAACCCGGCGATGTGATCGAACATAAAGTCGATTCGGTCGATTTTGGCCGTATTGGTGCGCAAAAGGCCAAGCAGGTCATTGTGCAGAAAGTCCGCGAGGCTGAGCGCGCGCAGGTGGTCGAGGCGTTTCGGGATCGTGTCGGCGAGTTGATCACCGGCCAGGTCAAGCGCCTGGAGCGTGGCAGTGTGATTGTTGATCTTGGCAACAATATCGAGGCCATCGTGCCGCGTGATCACTTGATTCCGCGCGAGCCGGTACGCCCGAATGACCGGATTCGCGGTTATCTGTATGAAGTCAGCCCGCAGGTGCGGGGGCCGCAGATTTTTCTTTCGCGCACCGCGCCTGAATATCTGCTGGAGCTGTTCAAGATCGAGGTGCCTGAAATCGCACAGGGCCTGATCGAGCTCAAAGGGGCGGCACGCGATCCGGGGCTGCGCGCCAAGATTGCGGTGCAGGCCAAGGACAAGCGGATTGATCCGGTGGGCGCTTGTGTGGGGATGCGCGGCTCGCGGGTGCAGAGCGTTTCCAACGAGCTTGCCGGCGAGCGCGTCGATATCGTGCCGTGGGATGAAAACATCGCGCAGTTTGTCATCAATGCGATGGCACCGGCCGAGGTCGAAACCATCATCGTTGACGAAGAATCGCACTCGATGACAATTGGCGTCACCGAAGAAAAGCTGGCCCAGGCAATTGGTCGTGGCGGACAGAACGTGCGTCTGGCCTCGGAATTGACCGGCTGGACGCTGAACGTCATGACCTCGGCAGATGCAGAAGCTAAAAAAGAAGAAGAAAACCAATCGGTCCTTAAAAGCTTTATGGATGCGCTGGATGTCGATATTGATGTTGCGCACATCCTGGTGCAGGAAGGTTTCAGCTCCCTTGAGGAAATCGCCTATGTACCGGAGCAGGAACTGCTCAAGATCGAGGAGTTTGACGAGGATATCGTCGAAGAATTGCGCCATCGCGCGCGCGACGTTCTGCTGACCAAGGCCATTGCCAAGGCCGAGCAACGTGCCAGCAACAAGCCTTCGGCTGAACTGCTGGCAGTGGAAGGAATGGATGAAGACATCGGTTTTCAGTTGGCGGCGGCAGGCATCAGTGACTGCACGGCGTTGGCTGATCTGGCAACCGATGAATTGCTGGAGCTGCTCCCTGATTTATCTGAAGAGCGTGCTTCTGGTCTCATTATGGCGGCACGCGCCAAGGCATACGCCTGA
- the rimP gene encoding ribosome maturation factor RimP, which translates to MTVLRERLQQMLEPVVEAMGYELVLLEFAPSSKHGLLRLYIDHADGITVDDCERVSREVAAQLDVEDPISIQYRLEISSPGLDRPLVKPEHFQRFIDEQARIQLLAPLNGRRRFIGWIRQADGQSVTLETQDGSVVLPFADMERARLVPEYDRE; encoded by the coding sequence ATGACGGTACTGCGCGAGCGATTACAGCAGATGTTGGAGCCCGTGGTGGAAGCCATGGGATATGAGCTGGTGTTGCTTGAGTTTGCGCCGAGCAGCAAGCATGGCTTGTTGCGGTTGTATATCGACCATGCCGACGGGATCACCGTGGATGATTGTGAGCGTGTGAGCCGTGAAGTGGCGGCACAGCTCGATGTGGAAGACCCCATCAGCATCCAGTATCGGCTGGAAATTTCGTCGCCGGGGCTTGACCGGCCCTTGGTCAAACCTGAGCATTTTCAACGCTTTATTGATGAACAGGCGCGTATTCAGCTGCTTGCGCCGCTGAATGGGCGTCGGCGTTTCATTGGCTGGATTCGTCAGGCAGATGGACAGTCGGTAACGCTGGAAACCCAGGATGGCAGTGTGGTGCTGCCTTTTGCAGACATGGAACGCGCGCGTTTAGTGCCGGAATACGATCGGGAATAG